TCTTCTTTTCACTTCTAACATTGTAACAAGTAACCCTTGTTATTGTCAACTTTTTTTAATTTTATAATTTTATCATTAATTATTATTGGTTAATTGTTCTATTTAGTATTTCTTCCTTAATAGATGCTATAAATTCATCTACTGAAACTGCTCCCATATCTCCCTTAACTCTTGAACGAACTGAAAGGTTTCCTGCTTCTACTTCCTTGTCTCCAAGTATAATCATATATGGAGACTTTTGAAGTTGTGCTTCTCTAATCTTATAGCCTATTTTTTCATTTCTTGTGTCTACTTCTACTCTTATATCATTGTCTAATAGCTTTGCTTCAAGATTTTTAGCATATTCATTTGCTCTATCTGTTACAGGAAGAATCTTTACTTGTACAGGTGCAAGCCATGTTGGGAATGCCCCTGCAAAATGCTCTATTAGTATTCCTATAAATCTTTCTATACTTCCAAATACAACTCTGTGTACCATAACTGGTCTATGCTTTTCTCCATCTTCGCCAATGTAATTTAGATCAAATCTTTCAGGTAATTGGAAATCTAGCTGTATAGTTCCACATTGCCATGTTCTTCCTAAACAATCTTTTAGCTTAAAGTCAATCTTAGGTCCATAGAATGCTCCATCCCCTTCATTTATCTTATATGAAAGTCCAGCAGCATCAAGTGCATCTGAAAGACCATTTGTAGCAGCTTCCCAGTCTTCATCGCTTCCCATTGAGCTTTCTGGTCTTGTTGAAAGTTCAACATTATATTCAAAACCAAAAGTTTTATACACTGTGTCAATTAGGTTTATAACTCCTAGTACTTCATCTTTTATTTGTGACTTAGTCATAAATATATGAGCATCATCTTGAGTAAATGTTCTAACTCTCATAAGTCCATGTAGAGCTCCTGATATTTCATGTCTATGAACAAGTCCAAGTTCCCCCATTTTCACTGGAAGGTCTCTGTAACTGTGCATTCCGCTTTTATATACTAAAATGCTTCCTGGACAATTCATTGGTTTTACAGCATAATCCGCTCCATCAATTTTAGTAAAGTACATGTTGTCTTTATAGTGATCCCAGTGTCCTGAAGTATGCCAAAGTTCTTCACTTAATATAATTGGAGTTTTGATTTCATTATATTTGTTTTTAGCATGAATCTTTCTCCAGAAGTTTTCTAGCTCATTTCTCACTACCATTCCCTTTGGATGGAAAAATGGGAATCCAGGTCCTGCTTCATTCATACTAAATAAATCAAGTTCTTTACCTAGTTTTCTATGATCTCTTTTCTTAGCTTCTTCAAGCATATTTAGATATTCTTCAAGCTCACTTTTCTTTAGGAATGAAGTTCCATATACTCTTTGAAGCATCTTATTCTTTTCGTCACCTCTCCAATATGCACCAGCAATTGAAAGAAGTTTTATAGCCTTAACTTTTCCAGTAGATGCTACATGAGGGCCTGCACAAAGATCAGTAAATTCACCTTGCTTGTAGAATGAGATAATCTCATCCTCTGGAAGGTCTTCAATAAGTTCTACTTTGTATATTTCACCTTGATTCTTAAAGAATTCAATGGCTTCATTTCTACTCATTTCAAATCTTTCAAGTTCTAGATCTTCCTTAACGATCTTTGCCATTTCCTTTTCAATCTTATCAAGTATTTCCGGTGTTATAGCAAAATCAGCATCAAAATCATAGTAGTATCCATTATCTATAGCTGGTCCAATTGCAAGCTTTACCTCTGGATAAAGTCTTTTAACTGCTTGAGCCAATATATGTGCACTTGTATGTCTTAATGCTCCCATTCCTTCTTCACTATCAGCTGTTAAAAGTTCTATTTCACAATCTGATGTAATTTCAGTATTAAGATCAACCACCTTTGAATTTACTTTAGCTGCAAGTGAAGC
This genomic stretch from Clostridium cylindrosporum DSM 605 harbors:
- the thrS gene encoding threonine--tRNA ligase → MIKVTLKDGKVLEFDGKITAADVAKSISMGLFRASLAAKVNSKVVDLNTEITSDCEIELLTADSEEGMGALRHTSAHILAQAVKRLYPEVKLAIGPAIDNGYYYDFDADFAITPEILDKIEKEMAKIVKEDLELERFEMSRNEAIEFFKNQGEIYKVELIEDLPEDEIISFYKQGEFTDLCAGPHVASTGKVKAIKLLSIAGAYWRGDEKNKMLQRVYGTSFLKKSELEEYLNMLEEAKKRDHRKLGKELDLFSMNEAGPGFPFFHPKGMVVRNELENFWRKIHAKNKYNEIKTPIILSEELWHTSGHWDHYKDNMYFTKIDGADYAVKPMNCPGSILVYKSGMHSYRDLPVKMGELGLVHRHEISGALHGLMRVRTFTQDDAHIFMTKSQIKDEVLGVINLIDTVYKTFGFEYNVELSTRPESSMGSDEDWEAATNGLSDALDAAGLSYKINEGDGAFYGPKIDFKLKDCLGRTWQCGTIQLDFQLPERFDLNYIGEDGEKHRPVMVHRVVFGSIERFIGILIEHFAGAFPTWLAPVQVKILPVTDRANEYAKNLEAKLLDNDIRVEVDTRNEKIGYKIREAQLQKSPYMIILGDKEVEAGNLSVRSRVKGDMGAVSVDEFIASIKEEILNRTINQ